The window GTTTCTCTGCTTCTTATCTCATTCGTGCATAAAAAAACGATGTTTCTTATCTCATTcgtgcataaaaaaataattttttatcttattaatgcatattatttcatattaatgattgttaatgtatttgtaagttatattttttcacattaatattaattgacATACGTGTAAAATATATACATCTCTCGTAATTTcaatcataataaaattactattacGCTTCTACACTTAAGAAATAGACAAGatttaaatgatataaatacCTATTAAACTATTTAGataagaaatttaagttctttacattaaaaaaaaacattgattcaacatgaacaattttatttatcaaatttaatgatCTCTAATatattcactatttttttttctatataaaattcttgattttattatcatatgattcttaaaatctttttttaaaaaaaactttttactaATATCCTGAAGCATtaattatcaatataattttctttacattgtaaaaaatagttatttgaaCGGTCATTTAATTATCCCATGGTCCAACCACTCAAATACCTTATTCTATCAACATATCTTATTTCAAAACACCATCACACCTTGTAGATTATTTCAATCAATTGTGATAGCATGTGTAACGCCTATAAATTAACTAAGAGGTTAGAGATGCccggaaaataaaataaatatataacatAAACGTGCCTCGCCCAGGCTAACAACTTGGATccatgagttaatttttttatttttttgaatatctgattttttttattatttttgaatttcttgcaAAGTTATCAAActagaaataatttatgatcatGTTCAATAACTAATtcacaaatttaataaattaactcaaatcaatttaaaataatattattttaaaatttatttaaattatattatattttatcaattgtaTATTAACCCATCAGATAAATATGATATAGCTAATAAATTTATacttaattagatttaaaatctaaattacaAAGAAATCAAGATCGGTTATTAAGAATATGTTTAGAAGTGTgtttacaattatttttcaaagtattttttacttataaatataataaaatatttttttattttaaaaaaatattcctgatattagaacatcaaaataatttaaaaatatttaaaaatattaatttaaaataaaaaaattcaaaatttttaaaaacctgCGTTCCCAATATTTGTTCCATGTTAAGTGGAGTGTCCATGTGTCGATGTGGTGAGCTGGACAACAGCTCGACGAGACAGAACATTCAGCCACAGCTGTTAAGAGAAACACAAGATCCGAAAACACAAAACACATGACAATGTACTCGCTAGAAAACCATcgacaatatttttaaaagcaaagcaACCCAGAATTAACAATGTCAAGCATGTTATGCAGGCAGGCACGTGAGAAAAAGGCAAGGCAATTGCAAAGATTCTGTGAGGCGCATCTTTGCTTCAGTCGCTTAGGAAATATCGGCAGTACTTTATTTCTGAAACAACAATATTGTAAAACAAATCTCAACGTAGTCATGTGTTTCTGCATAAACACCACCACGGAAAATTTTACCAATGAAAGGTGAGCATGAAATAACTATTagttatttcttaaatttattttttttaaaaaaatagatacacaaaaaaataaaaaataaaaaataattcattaaaaattataataatatcttaatatatatttttctctctttatatgtATTTCTTCCTTTAATATAGTATAACAAAGTAACTGCGGTAGCGTTTGATTATTGTCTTTGAATAAACATAAACAGTTAAGATATAAATATGTTTGGTCTAATAGATAGAGATAGAGACATGAAAATATTCTATCTCTATGATAATTTTAGAGTAAATTTATGTACTTTCAAAACATGAGGGGTAGAGAAAATATGTCTctatagataatattttttatttttaaaatatttttataaacaacTCTCAATTATGAAATTGTATAACTAAGatatgtaaatataaaaatgattattattatattattaaaaccaaCCAATATGGTCGATTTGGGCAAAGCCTAGGTCATTAGTCAAGGCCTGGGTCATAAATCAGATTGACCTAAAccaggataaaaataaaaataattattattatagttttaaaacttaattcatGGATCAGCCCGGGACAAGATCCGGGTCACGAGCGGGGATTGACTGTTATTCATGTCattataagaacaaaaataattattattatagttttaaaacttgactcgGGGTAAAGTCAGTGTCATTTGTCATGAAAGTCAACTTGTGTTGATTTggatcaacaaaaaataaaagtagttaAATAATGGTTCCAAAGCTTGACTCGAGGGCCAACTCGAGTTCACCAAAGTCAACGTAATGAtgaaatttgttattttcataCTGTTAAAACTCAACTTGGATATCAACTAAAACAAGGTCTAGGTCATGGGTAGGGAGATCAACATGGGTTGATCCAGGTCAACAtgtggataaaaataattattatcgtAGTTTTAAAGCTCGACCTAGGAGTCGAGTCGACCCGATACAAGGTTCATGTCATGGGTTGAGAGTTAACCCgactaaaccaaaaaaaaataaaaaataattaaagcaaCCTTGTTatgactatttttttcaaaaaaatcaacatatctTTAACACATGTTTTATCCCGGTGTTGACTTGGGTTTTTAATCGAGCCAatcatttctctattttttcttaaactcggATTAGTCAAAGCCTTTGGTCAACCTATCAAATTAGTCttggttttataattattgttattataatattattcattttaatactcaataatatttaaagtaaaaaaaacatgtaagttTGACAACAATACatgtcaataataaaatattttttttatattttattattctatccatgataatcaaataaaatacaaaaataattattttattttgtacatcatcatcaaatataattttatcggTATCTTTTTTATCACGAGATAATAATCAAATACTACCTAATAAATACCACTAGTTGCTCCAATACATTgtattgtttttagaaaaaaaaaagggggggggggcaaGGTTCAATATGCTGCTCAATACTGGTTTATgtattaatcaagttttttttatataaaaaataaggatatatCATCCATGTTAATccaatttatttaaaaagtattgaaTTCAAATCATGTTTTAAGATGACTGGTGtgattttctaaattttcatGCATCATTGGACTTCTTTTATAACAAGACAAATAAAAACGTCAGacattacaaaaattaaaaaacataagttaTTTGAGTACGACATTAATGTGGAATTTAATGATTGTTATCGTCAGTTTTTTTTagtgagaatatatatatatatatatatatatatatatatatatatatatatatataacttgttCAAAAAACCTAGTTAGTTaaggaaccatctcaacccaataccTTAACTTATTAGGTGAGgttttaggatatgatttatattattctctaacacaccccctcaagtgaaagccccatctcaacccaataacttaagctgttaggtgaggtcccaggatatgatttatactattctctaacacacctccTCAAGTAAAAGccctttggacttgaaacttgtatatgtccactttaccttgtgcttaattttttatcaaataaatgaggatgtaagattcgaactcgtgaccgcttaatcatcaaggctctaataccatgagatttatattattctctaacacaccccctcaagtgaaagccccatctcaacccaataacttaagctgttaggtgaggtcccaggatatgatttatactattctctaacacacctccTCAAGTAAAAGccctttggacttgaaacttgtatatgtccactttaccttgtgcttaattttttatcaaataaatgaggatgtaagattcgaactcgtgaccgcttaatcatcaaggctctaataccatgtgAAGAATtgaaactcgtgaccgcttaatcatcaaggctctaataccatgggatttatattattctctaacacaccccctcaagtgaaagccccatctcaacccaataacttaagctgttaggtgaggtcccaggatatgatttatactattctctaacacacctccTCAAGTAAAAGccctttggacttgaaacttgtatatgtccactttaccttgtgcttaattttttatcaaataaatgaggatgtaagattcgaactcgtgaccgcttaatcatcaaggctctaataccatgtgAAGAATtgaaactcgtgaccgcttaatcatcaaggctctaataccatgggatttatattattctctaacacaccccctcaagtgaaagccccatctcaacccaataacttaagctgttaggtgaggtcccaggatatgatttatactattctctaacacacctccTCAAGTAAAAGccctttggacttgaaacttgtatatgtccactttaccttgtgcttaattttttatcaaataaatgaggatgtaagattcgaactcgtgaccgcttaatcatcaaggctctaataccatgtgAAGAATtgaaactcgtgaccgcttaatcatcaaggctctaataccatgggatttatattattctctaacacaccccctcaagtgaaagccccatctcaacccaataacttaagctgttaggtgaggtcccaggatatgatttatactattctctaacacacctccTCAAGTAAAAGccctttggacttgaaacttgtatatgtccactttaccttgtgcttaattttttatcaaataaatgaggatgtaagattcgaactcgtgaccgcttaatcatcaaggctctaataccatgtgAAGAATtgaaactcgtgaccgcttaatcatcaaggctctaataccatgggatttatattattctctaacacaccccctcaagtgaaagccccatctcaacccaataacttaagctgttaggtgaggtcccaggatatgatttatactattctctaacacacctccTCAAGTAAAAGccctttggacttgaaacttgtatatgtccactttaccttgtgcttaattttttatcaaataaatgaggatgtaagattcgaactcgtgaccgcttaatcatcaaggctctaataccatgtgAAGAATTACCTCaactcaatagcttaaactgttaggtaagattgtatgatatgatttatattattctccaaCACAATCAAACATCATcgcattttaatttcaaatatattttgagcttaatattataatagtcattattttttaaaatatttttttatttaaaataacttatttaaaaaacaatttatttattatattaatttattaaaataatttaaaaacataaaaaaattaattttaaataaaaaacttaaatttttttaaaattactttttaaaatacaaaaataaacaacaagaaTCTAcattcttgaataaaaaaatatctcaatgtttataaatatgaaaaaaaataaattgaaacaagaTGCATGTAAATGTCAAAAGCTGAGACCAAGCAAGAAGGTGACACGTCTTCCGAGGTGAACTGTACAGAGCAGTGTCAGTTGTCAAAGGACAGGTAGAGGAGGAGCCCATGACATCGAAAGCTGTGATCTGTGAAGTATAAACTTCTGTTGGGCAAtgtaaattcaattcaatttaaatgattaattgaatttttatatttaagactCTTTTAATTCTAAAAGGAAATAAACTAGAGGACTCTTTAATTTGCTGACTCATATCTCTTAAAAATAACCTtgagataaatatttaaaaatacttatatgtttttaattaggcATATTGAATTGTAGGTGAAGTAAGATAATTTGTATGGTCATATCTTCTgggttattataattatgaactcAAGAcgtgaacattttttttttttgaattgatatgaatattgactcaattaaatttgatatgatgCCATGGGTCAATTTATAATCTAACAACAGCtctgatattttcttttattttttttacaaaacaatattgttttatttaaaaaataatgaaaattatattttttatactgacCCAATAACTCCACGATACACGTCTTTAGCTAATTTAGACTCAAGACCGAGTCTAACTCCTATAATAAATGTTTCCAGCAGTTAACTTGCTTACACGTGAACACACAAAAATTGaacgaaaaataaataattgtggtttttgtatttttctcaatgaatattttttgtggtttttgtatttaaaattatcgatttttaaaatcaattacttCTCTCAACTTATTTTAAAGGCATGTTTAATTATAGTAAATGAAAAtgaatctaaattttaattttcttttactagttttccttttgttttgtaacttgaataaatttgacatccttaaataaaacaaaatccacaTAAAGCAAAAAACATCCAAGATCTCATCATCTCACACCCGGATCCACCCGCtttatattctttgttttaaaaatttgtaCAGCTAATAGATCAGAAAAATGCGATGGATAGTAAATTAAGCACTTTCAAATTACAGCTTATCTCAATCTCAATCtaagagattttttaaatattaatataataaaataattcgaaaacttaaaaataattaaattaaaataaaaaataaaaaaatttattttttaaatgtttttaaaacacaaaaacaaatttaataaattattaaagttaCTGACCTTTCCACGTCTTCCTGTTGAATGGTCTCAAACACGAGCAACGCGCGTGCACCCTGGAGTCCACAAGACATAAAAAAACCCTCACAACTCCCTTAAAACgtgataaagagagagagaaacgtAGGATCCCCACACTCACTCTCACTCTCTCACTCATGGACTCTCTCGCACTCTTCTGCACAGGAGCTCTCATAGCCGGTGGCATCTACTGGTTCGTTTGCATCCTCGGTCCAGCCGAGCAGAAGGGAAAACGGGCTGTAGATCTCTCCGGTGGCTCCATCTCAGCCGAGAAAGTCCAAGATAACTACAAACAATACTGGTCTTTTTTCCGCCGCCCCAAAGAGATCGAAACAGCCGAAAAAGTCCCTGATTTCGTCGACACTTTCTACAATCTAGTCACCGATATTTACGAGTGGGGATGGGGCCAGTCCTTCCATTTCTCTCCTTCCATCCCTGGAAAGTCCCACCTTGAAGCCACGCGCCTTCACGAAGAGATGGCCGTGGATCTGATTAATGTCAAGCCTGGAGATCGAATCCTGGATGTTGGATGCGGCGTCGGTGGTCCTATGCGTGCTATCGCTGCTCATTCACGCGCTAAGGTGGTCGGTATCACAATCAACGATTATCAAGTGAGTCGTGCGCGTTTGCACAACAAGAAAGCTGGGTTAGATTCACTTTGTGAAGTTGTTAAAGGGAATTTCCTTGAGATGCCGTTTCCGGAGAACAGCTTCGACGGAGCTTACTCGATCGAAGCGACATGTCACGCGCCGAAACTAGAAGAGGTTTATGCAGAGATCTTTAGGGTCTTGAAGCCCGGATCTCTTTACGTGTCCTACGAATGGGTCACAACTGATAAGTACAAGTCTTCCGATCCTGAACACGTGGAGGTTATTCAAGGTATTGAAAGAGGTGATGCTCTACCTGGGCTAAGAAACTATTCTGATATTGCAGAGACAGCCAGGAAGGTAGGATTTGAAGTAGTGAAAGAGAAAGACTTGGCTAAACCACCAGCACAACCATGGTGGACCAGGCTTAAGATGGGAAGGATTGCCTACTGGAGGAACCACATTGTTGTAACAATACTTTCTGCTTTGGGGATTGCTCCAAAAGGGACTGTCGATGTTCACGAGATGCTGTTCAAGACAGCTGATTATCTTACTAAGGGTGGTGATACTGGGATTTTCACTCCAATGCACATGATTCTCTGCAGAAAACCTGAGAAGAAGACAGAAGAAACCTCAAATTCTTAGTCTCTAGTCTGATTGGGTAATAATCAAACATTCCCtggtatttttatgtttcagcAACTCATGTTCTCCCTCCTTTGTGACTTTCTAgttctttt is drawn from Populus nigra chromosome 5, ddPopNigr1.1, whole genome shotgun sequence and contains these coding sequences:
- the LOC133694743 gene encoding 24-methylenesterol C-methyltransferase 2; translated protein: MDSLALFCTGALIAGGIYWFVCILGPAEQKGKRAVDLSGGSISAEKVQDNYKQYWSFFRRPKEIETAEKVPDFVDTFYNLVTDIYEWGWGQSFHFSPSIPGKSHLEATRLHEEMAVDLINVKPGDRILDVGCGVGGPMRAIAAHSRAKVVGITINDYQVSRARLHNKKAGLDSLCEVVKGNFLEMPFPENSFDGAYSIEATCHAPKLEEVYAEIFRVLKPGSLYVSYEWVTTDKYKSSDPEHVEVIQGIERGDALPGLRNYSDIAETARKVGFEVVKEKDLAKPPAQPWWTRLKMGRIAYWRNHIVVTILSALGIAPKGTVDVHEMLFKTADYLTKGGDTGIFTPMHMILCRKPEKKTEETSNS